In the [Clostridium] colinum genome, one interval contains:
- the ftsE gene encoding cell division ATP-binding protein FtsE, whose product MIKVDKVTKIYDNGAVAINNVSIDIKKGEFVFVIGSSGSGKSTLMKMLLKEVEPTEGKIIIDGTNINNIRRKEIPYLRRKIGVVFQDFRLLPSKTVFENIAFALQVTEAPPKAIRRNVPAILAMVGLTHKAKVYPNELSGGEQQRVALARAIINKPPILLADEPTGNLDPETAWEIMELLKEINAKGTTVVIATHAKDIVDEMKKRVITIQKGVILSDKEGGYSYED is encoded by the coding sequence TTGATAAAAGTAGACAAAGTTACAAAAATTTATGATAATGGAGCAGTTGCTATAAATAATGTTTCTATTGACATAAAAAAGGGGGAATTTGTTTTTGTTATTGGGTCATCTGGGTCTGGAAAATCTACGCTTATGAAAATGCTTTTAAAAGAGGTAGAGCCAACAGAGGGTAAAATAATTATAGATGGAACAAATATAAATAATATACGAAGAAAAGAAATACCATATTTAAGAAGAAAAATAGGGGTTGTATTTCAAGACTTTAGATTATTGCCTAGTAAAACTGTTTTTGAAAATATAGCATTTGCATTGCAAGTTACAGAAGCTCCACCTAAGGCTATAAGAAGAAATGTACCAGCTATACTTGCTATGGTTGGATTAACACATAAGGCTAAAGTTTATCCAAATGAATTATCTGGTGGAGAACAACAAAGGGTAGCATTGGCAAGAGCTATAATAAATAAACCGCCTATATTATTGGCAGATGAGCCAACAGGTAATCTAGACCCAGAAACAGCTTGGGAGATAATGGAATTATTAAAAGAAATAAATGCTAAAGGTACAACAGTTGTTATAGCAACTCACGCTAAAGATATAGTAGATGAAATGAAAAAACGTGTTATAACTATTCAGAAAGGGGTAATATTAAGCGACAAAGAGGGAGGATATAGCTATGAAGATTAG
- a CDS encoding permease-like cell division protein FtsX: protein MKIRSAKYHIKQGAKSITKNGLMSVASIASVAACSFILIISLCIAINLDRALEKVEESIGVSLYLGDDVKDEEIKVLFDKLSNIPNVIQVDYMSKEDALNWAKKEWQDDQNILSGLEDDNPFPRSFEISIDGAKNQKQVIKDVTNLQREFEIQLLESRKKENEEIKNIIENPLSESTTKAQNKEQTKQEDKQEPNIGDEDYKYIGIEKIRHSQKESDILLAINNAIRISSIIIILILAVISVTIIINTIKLAVYIRRTEINIMKYVGATDWFIRWPFVIEGIIIGIIGSIISIIICIFGYSKAVSLIYEKMAFIENYVQFQDTFSMFLAIAPVTVILGILLGVIGSVSSIKKHLNV from the coding sequence ATGAAGATTAGAAGCGCTAAGTATCATATAAAACAAGGGGCTAAAAGTATAACAAAAAATGGTTTAATGTCAGTTGCATCTATAGCTTCTGTTGCTGCTTGTTCTTTTATTCTTATAATATCATTATGTATAGCTATAAATCTTGATAGAGCTTTAGAAAAAGTAGAAGAAAGTATAGGAGTATCATTATATCTTGGAGATGATGTTAAAGATGAAGAGATAAAGGTACTTTTTGATAAATTATCTAATATACCAAATGTAATACAAGTTGATTATATGTCTAAAGAAGATGCGCTTAATTGGGCTAAAAAGGAGTGGCAAGACGACCAAAATATATTATCTGGACTTGAAGATGATAACCCATTTCCAAGGTCCTTTGAAATATCAATAGATGGAGCAAAAAATCAAAAACAAGTTATAAAAGATGTTACAAATTTGCAAAGAGAATTTGAAATACAACTTTTAGAAAGCAGAAAAAAAGAAAATGAAGAAATAAAAAATATTATTGAAAATCCTTTATCAGAATCTACAACAAAAGCTCAAAATAAAGAACAAACTAAACAAGAAGATAAACAAGAACCAAACATAGGTGATGAAGACTATAAATATATAGGGATTGAAAAAATAAGACATTCTCAAAAAGAATCGGATATACTTTTAGCTATTAATAATGCCATTAGAATATCAAGTATTATAATAATATTAATTTTAGCCGTAATATCTGTTACGATTATTATAAACACAATAAAGCTTGCCGTTTATATAAGAAGAACAGAAATAAATATTATGAAATATGTGGGGGCAACCGACTGGTTTATAAGATGGCCTTTTGTAATAGAAGGAATTATAATTGGTATTATAGGGTCTATCATATCTATTATTATATGTATTTTTGGATATAGTAAAGCTGTTAGTTTAATATATGAAAAAATGGCATTTATTGAAAATTATGTTCAATTTCAAGATACATTTTCAATGTTTTTAGCAATAGCACCAGTTACTGTAATATTAGGAATATTGCTTGGAGTTATAGGTTCTGTAAGTTCTATAAAAAAACATTTAAACGTATAA
- a CDS encoding murein hydrolase activator EnvC family protein yields the protein MKKRINILLITIIFIFSLNSIIYGKSVSELNKEKNNIKNKIENSKNTLEKSKQEKSNILKEVENLDNNLEKIEKELENLQNNLNKTKESLVKSEKDLEEAKIKKEKQYKSLKQRIRVIYEYGDSGYVDILLDAKGFTDFFKRIEYINYIMEYDNKLFERYLETEEFISLKVEQIKVEKQNLEVLTKQTETKKKEVEKNIATKQQMVINLNKQQATLEQQIKDLEKEDKEITNLINQAKIKATSNSKNKVYPSTNGRLAHPVPQYAGRPYNDVYGYRINPISGKKELHSGLDLKATYGSEIVAAETGTVIYSGNRGGYGKTVIIDHGGGMTTLYAHNSQLLVSVGQQVKRGQVIAKAGSTGYSTGVHAHFEVRINGKHTNPAPYLS from the coding sequence ATGAAAAAAAGAATAAATATATTGTTAATAACTATAATATTTATATTTTCTCTTAATAGTATTATTTATGGTAAAAGTGTTAGTGAACTTAATAAAGAAAAAAACAATATTAAAAATAAAATAGAAAATTCTAAAAATACGTTAGAAAAGTCCAAACAAGAAAAAAGTAATATATTAAAAGAAGTAGAAAATTTGGATAACAATTTAGAAAAAATAGAAAAAGAGCTTGAAAATTTACAAAATAATTTAAACAAAACAAAAGAAAGCCTTGTTAAGTCAGAAAAAGATTTAGAAGAAGCTAAAATAAAAAAAGAAAAACAATATAAAAGTCTTAAACAGCGTATAAGAGTTATATATGAATATGGTGATAGTGGTTATGTAGATATACTTTTAGATGCTAAAGGATTTACAGATTTTTTTAAACGAATAGAATATATAAATTATATTATGGAATATGATAATAAACTTTTTGAAAGGTATCTAGAAACAGAAGAGTTTATATCATTAAAAGTAGAACAAATAAAAGTTGAAAAACAGAATTTAGAAGTTTTAACAAAACAAACAGAAACGAAAAAGAAAGAAGTAGAAAAAAATATTGCAACAAAACAACAAATGGTTATTAATTTAAATAAACAGCAAGCCACTTTAGAGCAACAAATAAAAGACCTTGAAAAAGAAGATAAAGAGATAACTAATCTTATAAATCAAGCTAAAATTAAAGCTACATCAAATAGTAAAAATAAAGTTTATCCTAGTACAAATGGAAGATTAGCTCATCCAGTGCCTCAATATGCCGGAAGACCTTATAATGATGTTTATGGATATAGAATAAACCCTATTAGTGGTAAAAAAGAACTTCATTCTGGTTTAGATTTAAAAGCTACATATGGTTCAGAAATTGTAGCGGCAGAAACAGGAACAGTTATATATTCAGGTAACAGAGGGGGATATGGCAAAACTGTTATTATAGACCATGGCGGAGGTATGACAACATTATATGCTCATAATTCACAGTTATTAGTAAGTGTAGGACAACAAGTTAAAAGAGGACAAGTTATTGCAAAAGCAGGTTCTACTGGATATTCCACAGGTGTACATGCTCATTTTGAAGTTAGAATAAATGGTAAACATACTAATCCAGCACCATATTTAAGTTAG